The following proteins come from a genomic window of Rhodothermales bacterium:
- a CDS encoding 1-acyl-sn-glycerol-3-phosphate acyltransferase — MLLQKIFLFARRCWRLILIVVTILGETLYLNLSVRQKPASQRLRYRADRQSSACRRVVRIWNVDVRLLGEAQPDDACVIVSNHLGILDGFVVASIFPVSISGKAELLKVPVVGWVCRSIAMIPVYRQRRLLSVDFADNVAGRLDAGVNVLVFPEGTTVAGTEIMPFKTGGFAAIENATDRIALPITLMTTEVNEEPPDNRTHSWFTWSDPQQSLFSHFWNLLGVRSARLDIVVGRAVHAVGLTRKQLADKCFAEISAVSKSQVLAADTRE; from the coding sequence ATGCTCCTTCAGAAGATCTTTCTCTTTGCTCGCAGATGCTGGCGGCTCATTCTTATCGTGGTCACCATACTCGGCGAGACGCTATATCTGAATCTGTCAGTGCGGCAGAAGCCCGCCTCTCAGCGGCTCAGATACCGAGCCGACCGTCAATCCAGTGCCTGTCGCCGCGTAGTCAGAATCTGGAACGTCGACGTTCGCCTGCTCGGCGAAGCGCAGCCCGATGACGCATGCGTGATCGTTTCGAATCACCTCGGAATTCTGGACGGATTCGTGGTCGCTTCTATCTTTCCGGTGTCCATTTCCGGCAAGGCTGAACTCCTGAAGGTGCCCGTCGTGGGCTGGGTTTGTAGATCGATTGCGATGATCCCCGTCTATCGTCAACGCCGACTTCTATCAGTAGACTTTGCGGATAACGTGGCAGGTCGGCTTGACGCGGGCGTAAATGTCCTGGTCTTTCCCGAGGGAACGACCGTCGCAGGCACGGAGATTATGCCGTTCAAAACAGGTGGATTTGCTGCCATCGAGAACGCCACCGACCGAATCGCGCTCCCTATTACTTTGATGACCACCGAGGTTAACGAGGAGCCACCGGACAACCGCACACACTCGTGGTTCACCTGGTCGGACCCCCAGCAGAGCCTTTTCAGTCATTTCTGGAATCTCCTTGGTGTCCGATCGGCCCGTCTGGATATTGTCGTTGGACGAGCCGTCCACGCGGTAGGCCTGACGCGCAAGCAGCTAGCCGACAAATGCTTCGCGGAGATATCAGCAGTCAGTAAGTCTCAGGTCCTCGCTGCCGATACTCGAGAATAG